A region of Moorena producens PAL-8-15-08-1 DNA encodes the following proteins:
- a CDS encoding PD-(D/E)XK nuclease family transposase, giving the protein MLALNSAGELLLVEVQNSSENDYFQRMLFGVSTLITEYLDKGEPYSQVKKVYSINIVDFPLGQGEDYIYQGKLDFIGRHIQDRLEPSNLQKELFKIEQVYQIFPEYYILRVKQFNDVTKNSLDEWIYFLKNSEIKEDFQARGLAQAKENLRIENLPNTEKAAYQKYLEDKRYEISMLEGAEAVGELRGREEGRKEGILEGIQQERRASIERILQLRFGTIPSEISKTIQAIDIQQLDTLMARALTASSLDEFSQHLL; this is encoded by the coding sequence ATTCTAGCTCTCAATAGTGCGGGAGAGTTATTGCTAGTGGAGGTTCAAAATAGTTCGGAAAATGATTACTTTCAGCGGATGTTATTTGGAGTTTCGACTCTGATTACCGAATATCTGGATAAAGGAGAGCCTTATAGTCAAGTCAAAAAGGTCTACTCAATTAATATAGTTGACTTTCCCCTCGGCCAAGGAGAAGATTACATATATCAGGGAAAATTAGATTTTATTGGACGTCATATCCAGGACAGACTAGAGCCATCAAATCTCCAGAAGGAGTTGTTCAAAATAGAGCAGGTGTACCAGATATTTCCGGAATATTACATCTTGAGAGTCAAACAGTTTAATGATGTGACTAAAAACAGTTTGGATGAATGGATATATTTCCTGAAAAATAGTGAAATCAAGGAAGACTTCCAAGCCAGGGGATTAGCCCAAGCCAAAGAAAACCTGAGGATTGAGAATCTCCCTAATACAGAAAAGGCAGCCTATCAGAAATATCTGGAAGATAAACGGTATGAAATTAGTATGCTGGAAGGGGCAGAGGCAGTGGGAGAATTAAGAGGCAGAGAAGAAGGCAGAAAAGAAGGAATATTAGAAGGAATTCAACAAGAACGTCGTGCTAGCATAGAACGAATACTCCAACTACGATTTGGAACGATTCCTTCAGAGATATCTAAAACAATACAAGCCATAGATATCCAACAATTGGATACCTTGATGGCAAGGGCATTAACAGCTAGTTCTTTAGATGAGTTTAGCCAACATCTGCTTTAA
- a CDS encoding glycoside hydrolase family 10 protein, with translation MVASQTGFPDTENHWAKPFIEGLANQGMISGFPDGRFRPNLPMNRSQFAAILKNAFSQPEKQRSAPSFIDVSQKHWAKQAIQYAYETGFMSGYPGNRFRPDANLLRVEALVAIAAGLNLPLSEISDVNIALPQLYQDVDKIPGYARDRIATATDANIIVNYPNPNRLRPTQVATRADVSGFIYQALAYLGQFPDLNSKYTVAFQTTREVSHQREFRGVWVASVWNIDWPSQKGLAAEKQQEELIEIIDRIEELNLNAMFFQVRPTGDALYASLLEPWSEWLTGTQGQGPEPFYDPLEFAIAECHKRNIELHAWFNPFRAATGSQVSTKVKPHISVTHSNYVYQHGKQLWMDPGVKTVQDWTYNVILDVVGRYDVDGIHLDDYFYPYPIKDQDFPDQKTYEAYQEAGGELSLGDWRRDNVNKMVERLYTGIKATKPKVKFGISPFGIYRPGQPAQIKGLDQYEAIYADPKKWLEEGWVDYMAPQLYWRIEPPAQSYPVLLQWWTENNPKNRHIYSGNRLSKLDGEEWPISEYEEQVEISRDLVSQLSLGNIFYSMKVFTENRLEVVDQFKSSIYSEPAVVPTMEWLKTEPPKTPGNVRARDGKLSWQKVCDGETCYWTLYRQEDGVWRLYKILNSSTLEIALESGIYALSAVDRIGNESLGVVVSLG, from the coding sequence ATGGTAGCTTCTCAAACTGGCTTCCCTGATACGGAAAATCACTGGGCAAAGCCATTTATTGAAGGTTTAGCAAATCAGGGAATGATTAGCGGTTTTCCTGATGGCAGATTCCGACCTAATCTACCCATGAATCGATCTCAGTTTGCTGCCATATTAAAAAACGCTTTTTCCCAACCTGAAAAACAAAGATCTGCTCCGAGCTTTATTGATGTATCACAGAAACACTGGGCAAAGCAGGCGATTCAATATGCTTACGAAACTGGCTTTATGTCGGGTTATCCTGGTAATCGCTTCCGCCCAGACGCTAATCTTCTTCGAGTGGAAGCCTTGGTAGCGATCGCAGCTGGGTTGAACCTTCCCTTGAGTGAGATATCGGATGTAAATATAGCGCTACCTCAACTCTATCAAGATGTGGATAAAATTCCTGGTTATGCCCGAGACAGGATAGCTACTGCTACGGATGCTAACATAATCGTCAATTATCCCAATCCCAACCGACTGCGACCCACTCAAGTGGCAACTCGTGCTGATGTGTCAGGGTTTATCTATCAAGCTTTGGCGTATTTGGGTCAGTTCCCAGACCTAAACTCAAAATACACGGTTGCTTTCCAAACCACTAGGGAGGTTAGCCATCAGCGAGAGTTTCGGGGAGTTTGGGTTGCCAGTGTCTGGAACATTGACTGGCCCTCTCAAAAGGGTCTAGCAGCAGAAAAACAGCAAGAGGAACTAATCGAGATTATTGACCGGATTGAGGAACTTAACCTCAATGCTATGTTTTTCCAGGTACGACCGACCGGAGATGCCTTATATGCATCATTATTAGAACCTTGGAGTGAATGGCTAACAGGTACCCAAGGGCAAGGACCAGAACCGTTTTATGACCCGCTGGAGTTTGCGATCGCAGAATGTCACAAGCGCAATATTGAACTACATGCCTGGTTTAACCCGTTCCGCGCTGCAACAGGATCACAAGTTTCTACAAAAGTCAAGCCTCACATCAGCGTTACCCATTCAAACTATGTTTATCAACACGGTAAACAATTGTGGATGGATCCAGGAGTAAAAACGGTTCAGGACTGGACTTATAACGTGATTCTGGATGTAGTCGGTCGTTATGATGTAGATGGGATTCATCTGGATGACTATTTCTATCCTTATCCTATCAAAGATCAAGATTTTCCTGATCAAAAAACCTATGAAGCTTATCAGGAAGCTGGGGGTGAACTGAGTTTGGGTGATTGGCGCAGGGACAATGTGAATAAGATGGTTGAGCGTCTCTACACTGGCATTAAAGCTACTAAGCCAAAAGTTAAATTTGGGATTAGTCCCTTTGGAATTTATCGTCCTGGACAACCTGCTCAAATTAAGGGATTAGATCAATATGAAGCTATCTATGCTGACCCGAAAAAATGGTTAGAAGAAGGCTGGGTGGATTATATGGCTCCTCAACTTTACTGGCGCATTGAGCCTCCTGCCCAAAGTTATCCGGTTTTACTCCAATGGTGGACAGAAAATAATCCTAAAAATCGACACATTTATTCTGGGAATAGACTCAGTAAGTTAGATGGAGAAGAGTGGCCGATTTCTGAGTATGAAGAACAAGTTGAAATTAGCCGCGATCTAGTGTCTCAACTCTCCCTAGGAAATATTTTCTATAGCATGAAAGTATTCACAGAAAATCGTTTAGAGGTGGTTGACCAGTTCAAAAGCTCTATTTATTCTGAACCTGCTGTTGTTCCTACTATGGAGTGGTTAAAGACTGAGCCACCTAAGACACCAGGTAATGTTAGAGCAAGAGATGGTAAGCTAAGTTGGCAGAAAGTTTGTGATGGAGAAACTTGTTATTGGACCCTTTATCGACAAGAAGATGGGGTTTGGAGGTTGTACAAAATTCTGAATTCATCCACGCTGGAGATAGCGCTAGAGTCAGGAATTTATGCCTTGTCAGCAGTGGATAGGATTGGGAATGAAAGTTTAGGAGTTGTGGTGTCGTTGGGTTAA